A stretch of the Thiomicrorhabdus xiamenensis genome encodes the following:
- a CDS encoding zinc ribbon-containing protein: protein MSSNKMLKAYRTLLNHAKEKAALAEYKTWQVLGHAIEQAEQADHDLADLTAKEFQQVQKDVNEDINILAEYLNDVEKGVDEFLDMDLPVLEKLLIDKALSLSDPTQITVLRLRIAAAMDEEHPAFNPPH, encoded by the coding sequence ATGAGCAGCAATAAAATGTTGAAAGCCTATCGCACCCTTTTGAATCACGCCAAAGAGAAAGCCGCCTTGGCCGAATATAAAACATGGCAGGTTCTGGGGCACGCGATCGAACAAGCTGAGCAAGCCGACCACGACCTGGCCGATCTGACAGCCAAAGAATTCCAACAAGTTCAAAAAGATGTTAACGAAGACATCAATATTCTGGCCGAATACCTTAACGATGTGGAAAAAGGCGTTGACGAGTTTCTGGATATGGATCTTCCGGTACTGGAAAAGCTTCTTATCGACAAAGCCTTAAGCCTTTCCGACCCGACTCAGATCACGGTTTTACGCCTGCGCATTGCCGCGGCGATGGATGAAGAACACCCGGCTTTCAACCCTCCGCATTAA
- the leuS gene encoding leucine--tRNA ligase yields MADMQYQPQKLEAEIQKIWDDNQTFVAKEDDSKEKFYCLSMFPYPSGKLHMGHVRNYTIGDVISRFQRMQGKNVLQPMGWDAFGLPAENAAMQNKAAPAEWTYSNIDYMRNQLKSLGLGYDWSREIATCHPEYYRWEQWLFTKLMEKGLVYRKLSVVNWDPVDQCVLANEQVIDGKGWRSGAPVERKEIAQWFLRITDYAEELLQDIDQLDGWPEQVKTMQKNWIGKSTGLQISFPIEGKSNQTLDVYTTRPDTLMGVSYVAVAADHPLAHKASIHNEPLAHFMEECSHISTSEADMETMEKKGVDTGVRVRHPITGEIVPVWAANFVLMGYGTGAVMAVPAHDQRDYEFAKKYELPINPVILPQGEESVDVSESAYTDKGVLFNSGEFDGLKSEEALEAMAKVLGEKDLGEKQTNYRLRDWGVSRQRYWGCPIPVIYCPACGALPVPEDQLPVKLPEDLVPDGAGSPLAKLDEFKNCSCPQCGGRAKRETDTFDTFFESSWYYARYTSKDCGTAMLDERADHWLPVDQYIGGIEHAILHLLYARFFHKLMRDQGLVKSDEPFKNLLTQGMVLASSWYSQDESGKQTWHSPLDVEPVTDEKGNVVSGKLKSDGSEVQYGGVIKMSKSKNNGIDPQTLIDQYGADTLRLYIMFAAPPEQSLEWSDKGVEGCSRFLNRVWRQVNSHLESGVVAAPVASEALSKDAKALRLKLHETLQKVSDDMGRRQTFNTAIAACMELLNDIGKFTVQSDADKGLMQEAMEILVLMLSPMTPHMAQTLWEALGKEGLVVDVDWPKVDESALVKSEIELMVQVNGKLRGKIEVAADADKDAILEAAKNDEAVQKFIDGKELVKEIYVPGRLVNLVVKG; encoded by the coding sequence ATGGCAGACATGCAATACCAACCTCAAAAACTTGAAGCGGAAATTCAGAAAATCTGGGACGATAATCAAACGTTTGTCGCCAAGGAAGACGACAGTAAAGAGAAGTTCTACTGTCTGTCCATGTTCCCTTATCCAAGCGGAAAACTGCATATGGGGCATGTGCGTAATTACACCATCGGTGATGTTATTTCCCGTTTTCAGCGTATGCAGGGCAAAAATGTCTTGCAGCCTATGGGTTGGGATGCGTTTGGTCTGCCGGCAGAAAACGCCGCTATGCAGAATAAAGCCGCGCCTGCCGAGTGGACTTACTCCAATATCGATTATATGCGTAACCAGCTGAAATCCCTGGGATTAGGGTACGACTGGAGTCGAGAAATTGCGACCTGCCACCCGGAATATTACCGTTGGGAGCAGTGGCTGTTCACCAAACTGATGGAGAAAGGTTTGGTGTACCGCAAATTGTCGGTCGTGAACTGGGATCCGGTTGATCAGTGCGTACTGGCGAACGAACAGGTTATTGACGGAAAGGGTTGGCGCTCTGGTGCTCCGGTTGAGCGCAAAGAGATTGCTCAGTGGTTCCTGCGTATTACCGATTATGCTGAAGAGCTATTGCAAGATATCGATCAGCTTGACGGTTGGCCGGAACAGGTTAAAACCATGCAGAAAAACTGGATCGGTAAATCGACCGGTCTGCAGATCTCTTTCCCGATCGAAGGCAAGTCGAATCAGACACTGGATGTCTATACCACCCGTCCGGATACGCTGATGGGTGTCAGTTATGTGGCTGTGGCAGCCGATCATCCTTTGGCGCACAAGGCTTCGATTCATAACGAGCCATTGGCGCACTTTATGGAAGAGTGCTCGCATATTTCCACTTCCGAAGCGGATATGGAAACCATGGAGAAGAAAGGGGTTGATACCGGTGTCCGTGTACGCCATCCGATTACCGGCGAGATCGTTCCGGTATGGGCCGCTAACTTTGTGTTGATGGGTTATGGTACCGGTGCGGTTATGGCGGTTCCAGCGCATGATCAGCGCGATTATGAGTTTGCCAAGAAATACGAATTGCCGATTAATCCGGTTATTCTTCCTCAGGGTGAAGAGTCCGTTGATGTATCTGAGTCGGCTTATACCGATAAAGGCGTGCTGTTTAATTCCGGTGAGTTTGACGGATTGAAATCGGAGGAAGCGCTCGAAGCCATGGCGAAAGTGCTTGGTGAAAAAGATCTTGGCGAAAAACAGACCAACTACCGTCTACGCGACTGGGGGGTTTCCCGTCAGCGTTACTGGGGTTGTCCGATTCCGGTGATCTATTGCCCGGCCTGTGGTGCTTTGCCGGTTCCGGAAGATCAGTTGCCGGTTAAGTTGCCGGAAGATCTGGTTCCGGATGGTGCTGGTTCACCGTTGGCCAAACTGGACGAATTCAAAAACTGCAGTTGCCCGCAGTGTGGCGGGCGTGCCAAACGTGAAACCGATACCTTCGATACGTTCTTTGAGTCTTCATGGTATTACGCTCGCTACACCTCGAAGGATTGCGGGACTGCAATGCTGGATGAGCGTGCTGATCATTGGTTGCCGGTCGATCAGTATATCGGCGGGATCGAGCACGCGATTCTGCATCTGCTGTATGCGCGATTCTTCCATAAGCTGATGCGCGATCAAGGACTGGTGAAAAGCGACGAGCCATTTAAAAACCTGTTGACTCAGGGGATGGTTCTGGCCAGCAGCTGGTATTCTCAGGACGAGTCCGGTAAGCAGACATGGCATTCTCCTTTGGACGTTGAACCGGTCACCGATGAGAAAGGGAATGTGGTCAGCGGCAAACTGAAGTCGGATGGTTCCGAGGTTCAGTACGGTGGCGTGATTAAAATGTCGAAGTCGAAAAACAACGGTATCGATCCGCAGACTTTGATTGATCAGTACGGTGCCGATACTCTGCGTCTGTATATTATGTTTGCCGCTCCGCCGGAGCAGAGTCTGGAATGGTCTGATAAAGGGGTTGAAGGTTGTTCGCGCTTCCTGAACCGTGTCTGGCGTCAGGTTAACAGTCATCTGGAAAGCGGCGTCGTTGCCGCGCCGGTGGCCTCGGAAGCTTTAAGTAAAGATGCCAAGGCATTGCGTTTGAAACTGCATGAAACCTTGCAGAAAGTCAGTGATGACATGGGACGTCGTCAGACTTTCAATACGGCGATTGCGGCTTGTATGGAACTGTTGAATGACATCGGTAAGTTCACTGTACAGAGCGATGCAGACAAAGGTTTGATGCAGGAAGCGATGGAAATTCTGGTCCTGATGTTGTCACCGATGACTCCGCATATGGCGCAGACTCTATGGGAAGCTTTAGGCAAAGAAGGTCTGGTCGTTGATGTTGATTGGCCGAAAGTTGATGAATCGGCTTTGGTCAAATCGGAAATCGAATTGATGGTGCAGGTTAATGGTAAGTTGCGCGGTAAGATTGAAGTTGCTGCCGATGCCGATAAAGATGCGATTCTGGAAGCCGCGAAAAACGATGAAGCGGTTCAGAAGTTCATTGATGGTAAGGAACTGGTCAAAGAGATCTATGTTCCGGGGCGCCTGGTTAACCTAGTGGTCAAAGGTTGA